From one Caminicella sporogenes DSM 14501 genomic stretch:
- the spoIIIAD gene encoding stage III sporulation protein AD: MEIFKIVGLGIIATILTIIVKQYKPEYGVHISIAAGVMIFLMIAGKLVSVFEVINQLTDKLEIDLVYVKSIFKIIGIAYISEFGAQICRDSGEEAIAFKVELGGKIIIMVLALPILLSVFNLITKLML, encoded by the coding sequence ATGGAAATATTCAAGATAGTTGGACTTGGAATTATAGCAACTATTTTAACAATAATTGTTAAACAATATAAACCTGAGTATGGGGTACATATTAGTATAGCTGCTGGAGTGATGATTTTTTTAATGATTGCAGGTAAATTGGTTTCAGTATTTGAAGTAATAAATCAGTTAACTGATAAGCTTGAAATAGATTTAGTATACGTCAAATCTATTTTCAAAATAATTGGAATAGCATATATTTCAGAATTTGGAGCACAGATTTGCAGAGATTCAGGAGAAGAAGCTATTGCTTTTAAGGTAGAGTTAGGAGGCAAAATAATTATAATGGTTTTAGCACTGCCTATATTATTATCTGTTTTTAATTTAATTACAAAATTGATGTTATAG
- the spoIIIAC gene encoding stage III sporulation protein AC: MALDINMIFKIAAIGILVSVLNMVLKHSGREEMAMMTTITGLIIVLFMIINIINNLFSTVKTMFEIY; encoded by the coding sequence ATGGCATTAGATATAAATATGATATTTAAAATAGCAGCAATAGGTATATTAGTTTCGGTACTAAATATGGTACTAAAACATTCTGGAAGAGAAGAAATGGCTATGATGACTACAATTACCGGTTTGATAATAGTACTTTTTATGATTATTAACATAATAAACAATTTATTTAGTACAGTTAAAACTATGTTTGAAATTTATTAA